A window from Helicobacter pylori NQ4053 encodes these proteins:
- a CDS encoding DNA type IV secretion system protein ComB10 encodes MNKWIKGAVVFVGGFATIMTISLIYHQKPKAPLNNQPSLLNDDEVKYPLQDYTFTQNPQPTNTESSKDATIKALQEQLKAALKALNSKEMNHAKEETFTSPPMNPKTTPPKKDFSPKQLDLLAARITPFKQSPKNYEENLIFPVDNPNGIDSFTNLKEKDTATNENKLLRTITADKMIPAFLITPISSQIAGKVIAQVESDIFAHMGKAVLIPKGSKVIGYYSNNNKMGEYRLDIVWSRIITPHGINIMLTNAKGADIKGYNGLVGELIERNFQRYGVPLLLSTLTNGLLIGITSALNNRGNKEEVTNFFGDYLLLQLMRQSGMGINQVVNQILRDKSKIAPIVVIREGSRVFISPNTDIFFPIPRENEVIAEFLK; translated from the coding sequence GTGAATAAGTGGATTAAAGGGGCGGTTGTTTTTGTAGGGGGTTTTGCAACGATTATGACCATTTCTTTAATCTACCACCAAAAGCCAAAAGCCCCCCTAAATAACCAACCTAGCCTTTTGAATGACGATGAGGTGAAATACCCCTTACAAGACTACACCTTCACTCAAAACCCACAGCCAACTAACACGGAAAGCTCTAAAGACGCTACCATCAAAGCCTTACAAGAACAGCTCAAAGCCGCTTTAAAAGCCCTAAACTCCAAAGAAATGAACCATGCCAAAGAGGAAACTTTTACTAGCCCTCCCATGAATCCAAAAACAACCCCCCCTAAAAAAGATTTTTCTCCAAAACAATTAGATTTACTAGCCGCTCGCATCACCCCTTTCAAGCAAAGCCCTAAAAATTACGAAGAAAACCTGATTTTCCCTGTGGATAACCCTAATGGCATTGATAGTTTCACTAACCTTAAAGAAAAAGACACCGCCACTAATGAAAACAAGCTTTTACGCACCATTACAGCTGACAAAATGATACCCGCTTTTTTGATCACGCCCATTTCTAGCCAGATCGCTGGTAAAGTGATTGCGCAAGTGGAAAGCGATATTTTCGCTCACATGGGCAAAGCCGTCTTAATCCCCAAAGGCTCTAAAGTCATAGGCTATTACAGCAACAATAACAAAATGGGCGAATACCGCTTGGATATTGTATGGAGTCGGATCATCACTCCCCATGGCATTAATATCATGCTCACTAACGCTAAAGGGGCGGACATTAAAGGCTACAACGGCTTAGTGGGGGAATTGATTGAAAGGAATTTCCAACGCTATGGCGTGCCGTTACTGCTTTCTACGCTCACTAACGGCTTATTGATTGGGATCACTTCGGCTTTAAACAATAGAGGTAATAAAGAAGAGGTGACTAATTTCTTTGGGGATTATCTTTTATTGCAATTGATGAGGCAAAGCGGCATGGGGATCAATCAAGTGGTCAATCAAATTTTAAGAGACAAAAGCAAGATCGCCCCCATTGTGGTGATTAGAGAGGGGAGTAGGGTCTTCATTTCGCCCAATACTGATATCTTCTTCCCTATACCCAGAGAGAATGAAGTCATCGCTGAGTTTTTGAAGTGA
- the panD gene encoding aspartate 1-decarboxylase, whose product MTFEMLYSKIHRATITDANLNYIGSITIDEDLAKLAKLREGMKVEIVDVNNGERFSTYVILGKKRGEICVNGAAARKVAIGDVVIILAYASMNEDEINTHKPSIVLVDEKNEILEKG is encoded by the coding sequence ATGACTTTTGAAATGCTTTATAGTAAAATCCATAGGGCTACTATCACAGACGCTAATCTCAACTATATAGGCTCGATCACCATAGATGAGGATTTAGCCAAGCTCGCTAAGCTCAGAGAGGGCATGAAAGTGGAAATCGTGGATGTCAATAACGGCGAACGCTTCAGCACCTATGTGATTTTAGGGAAAAAAAGGGGTGAAATTTGCGTCAATGGCGCAGCAGCCAGAAAGGTGGCCATAGGCGATGTGGTGATCATTTTAGCTTATGCGAGCATGAACGAAGATGAAATCAATACGCACAAGCCAAGCATCGTGCTAGTGGATGAAAAAAACGAAATTTTAGAAAAGGGTTAG
- a CDS encoding ATP-dependent Clp protease adaptor ClpS, producing MKMYNIPTPTMAQVIMVDDPITTAEFVISALRDFFDKSLEEAKALTSSIHRDGEGVCGVYPYDIARHRAAWVRDKARALEFPLKLLVEEIK from the coding sequence ATGAAAATGTATAACATACCCACCCCCACCATGGCACAAGTGATCATGGTTGATGACCCCATTACGACAGCGGAATTTGTCATCTCTGCTTTGAGGGATTTTTTTGACAAGTCTTTAGAAGAGGCCAAAGCCCTCACATCAAGCATCCATCGTGATGGTGAGGGGGTTTGTGGCGTCTATCCTTATGATATTGCTAGGCATAGGGCAGCATGGGTTAGGGACAAAGCCAGAGCGTTAGAATTCCCTTTAAAATTATTGGTAGAAGAGATAAAATAA
- a CDS encoding P-type conjugative transfer protein TrbL, giving the protein MKHDAYEIILSWFITPLTAILGRFAEFFLYTLHAQLVFNSAVALAFMLFAYRSLKEQNFFSASALLEALLFVGFFALFNYALKNPSRFYELFQNAIFIAPNMITQSLSQSLSNFSNHALSLDFIFNHGFYALSFISDLSHNEMSVWLFLSILQGLFLSVLFAIIILVYLEVHVWCSLGVLFLAFGFFKTWRSVVVICLKKCFALGFYKPLLLLVGFLNVSVTKALIDAHMQEKQDLSLLLVVALFLCCVFIIGVPFFINALFRVQNSLKETYKLATNLSANLSQNALTSLQYITTSPAPSSVSTSTSGSVSKEKETHSPTFKVETTQLDVKIPNFKQKKVKKDTINTKNEI; this is encoded by the coding sequence ATGAAACATGACGCTTATGAAATCATTCTTTCTTGGTTTATCACGCCTCTCACGGCGATTTTAGGGCGTTTCGCTGAATTTTTTCTCTACACCTTGCATGCGCAATTGGTGTTTAATAGTGCGGTCGCTTTGGCGTTCATGCTCTTTGCTTATAGGAGTTTGAAAGAGCAGAATTTTTTCAGCGCTAGCGCGCTTTTAGAGGCGTTATTGTTTGTGGGGTTTTTTGCGCTGTTTAATTACGCTTTAAAAAACCCTTCGCGCTTTTATGAATTGTTTCAAAACGCTATTTTTATTGCGCCTAACATGATCACGCAAAGCCTTTCTCAAAGCTTGAGTAACTTTTCTAACCACGCGCTTTCTTTAGATTTTATCTTCAATCATGGTTTTTATGCCCTTAGTTTTATCAGCGATTTGAGCCACAATGAAATGTCTGTGTGGCTTTTTTTAAGTATTTTGCAAGGGCTTTTTTTGAGCGTGCTGTTTGCGATCATCATTTTAGTGTATTTAGAAGTGCATGTGTGGTGCTCTTTAGGGGTGCTGTTTTTAGCGTTTGGGTTTTTTAAAACCTGGAGGAGCGTTGTGGTTATATGCCTAAAAAAATGCTTCGCTCTTGGGTTTTACAAGCCTCTTTTGTTGTTGGTGGGGTTTTTGAATGTGTCGGTTACTAAGGCTTTAATAGACGCTCATATGCAAGAAAAACAAGACTTAAGCCTTTTATTGGTGGTAGCGTTATTTTTGTGTTGCGTTTTTATCATAGGCGTGCCTTTTTTCATCAACGCTTTGTTTAGGGTGCAAAACAGCCTTAAAGAAACTTACAAACTCGCCACCAATTTGAGCGCCAACCTCAGCCAAAACGCCCTTACTTCCTTACAATATATCACGACCTCGCCCGCTCCCTCTAGCGTTTCTACTTCTACAAGCGGTAGCGTTTCTAAAGAAAAAGAAACGCATTCCCCCACATTTAAGGTAGAAACCACTCAATTAGATGTAAAAATCCCAAATTTCAAGCAAAAAAAGGTTAAAAAGGATACAATAAATACAAAAAATGAAATTTAA
- a CDS encoding TrbG/VirB9 family P-type conjugative transfer protein, giving the protein MRKVLYALMGFLLAFSVLKADDFLEEANETAPAHLNHPMQDLNAIQGSFFDKNRSKMSNTLNIDYFQGQTYKIRLRYAMATLLFFSKPISDFVLGDKVGFDAKILESNDRILLIKPLQIGVDSNISVIDNEGKIFSFYVFSTTFTSSKHPNLQVFIEDKNYYTNAFIKPQKENQENMAENAPKDAPKNNHKPLKEEKEETKEKEEEVIIIGDNTNAMKIIKKDIQKGYKALKSSQRKWYCLGICSKKSKLSLMPKEIFNDKQFTYFKFDKRLALSKFPVIYKVVDGYDNPVNTRIVGDYIIAEDVSTKWTLRLGKDYLCIRFVKRSKGE; this is encoded by the coding sequence ATGCGTAAGGTTTTATATGCCCTCATGGGCTTTTTGTTGGCTTTTAGCGTTTTAAAAGCCGATGATTTTTTAGAAGAAGCGAATGAAACAGCCCCGGCGCATTTAAACCACCCCATGCAGGATTTAAACGCCATTCAAGGGAGCTTTTTTGATAAAAACCGCTCCAAAATGTCCAACACTTTGAACATTGATTACTTTCAAGGGCAAACCTATAAAATCCGCTTGCGTTATGCGATGGCGACCTTATTGTTTTTTTCAAAACCCATTAGCGATTTTGTTTTAGGGGATAAGGTGGGTTTTGATGCGAAAATCTTAGAAAGTAACGATCGTATTTTGCTCATCAAACCCCTACAAATTGGCGTGGATTCCAATATCAGCGTGATTGATAATGAGGGCAAGATTTTTTCTTTCTATGTGTTTTCTACCACTTTCACCAGCTCCAAACACCCTAATTTGCAGGTTTTCATAGAAGATAAAAACTACTACACTAACGCTTTTATCAAGCCCCAAAAAGAAAATCAAGAAAATATGGCTGAAAATGCCCCTAAAGATGCCCCAAAAAATAACCACAAGCCCCTAAAAGAAGAAAAAGAAGAAACTAAAGAAAAAGAAGAAGAGGTGATAATTATTGGCGATAACACCAATGCGATGAAAATTATTAAAAAAGACATCCAAAAAGGCTATAAGGCTTTAAAAAGCTCTCAAAGGAAATGGTATTGTTTAGGGATTTGTTCTAAAAAATCCAAACTCTCTTTGATGCCTAAAGAAATTTTTAACGACAAACAATTCACTTATTTCAAATTTGACAAAAGATTAGCGCTCTCTAAATTCCCAGTGATTTATAAGGTCGTTGATGGCTATGATAACCCGGTGAATACTAGGATTGTAGGCGATTACATTATCGCTGAAGACGTTTCTACTAAATGGACTTTAAGGCTGGGTAAGGACTATTTGTGCATCCGTTTTGTCAAAAGGAGCAAAGGTGAATAA
- a CDS encoding universal stress protein produces MNILFGISDTQECYNAIKFAVKLAHSLKEVRFTLLHVSMEVFIYSESGMMDYGQTEALEEEKAKALLKQFEDAFKKENIECESVLKSGDLIDVVLEMAKDYDLLLIGASESNLLYRLFISHQNSLVEQSSIPVVIAK; encoded by the coding sequence ATGAATATTTTATTTGGGATTAGCGACACGCAAGAATGTTATAACGCTATTAAATTCGCTGTCAAATTAGCCCATTCGCTTAAAGAGGTCCGTTTCACCTTGTTGCATGTGAGCATGGAAGTGTTTATTTATAGCGAAAGCGGGATGATGGATTACGGCCAAACAGAAGCCTTAGAAGAAGAAAAAGCTAAGGCTTTGTTAAAGCAGTTTGAAGACGCTTTCAAAAAAGAAAATATAGAGTGCGAGAGCGTTCTAAAAAGCGGCGATTTGATTGATGTGGTTTTAGAAATGGCTAAGGATTATGATTTGTTATTGATCGGGGCGAGCGAGTCTAATTTGTTGTATCGTTTGTTCATTTCGCACCAAAATAGCTTGGTTGAACAATCCAGTATCCCTGTTGTGATCGCCAAGTAG
- a CDS encoding PDZ domain-containing protein, with protein sequence MLYKALIVFIALLGFLNGLGAYDFKHCQAFFKEASLKNGGVALKELPKGVYLYYSKTYPKHAKVIKSDPFIGLYLLQSTPSEYVYTLRDLDKDALIRPMASIGTNQATEARLLVGQKGYDRYAQISQKTQKNGVISNICYQMLGLGVGGNGFIETKFIKRFLNQKEPYYGDIGVRLEEYHKRLVVAQFDPFFPKNPFLKNDEILAINDYKIRSLAEFEWMVSNLSYQSLAKVKIKRNHQIKEVTLKVNKRYGGFLLKDTFLERYGIALDERFIITKIGNHLPKGLDFLKLGDRILWVNHKSVSFNPKALREALSAPKIELLVWRQGFEFYIKVR encoded by the coding sequence ATGCTTTATAAAGCCCTTATCGTTTTTATCGCTCTGTTGGGTTTTTTGAATGGTTTAGGGGCTTATGATTTCAAGCATTGTCAGGCTTTTTTTAAAGAAGCGAGCCTTAAAAATGGGGGCGTGGCTTTAAAGGAATTGCCTAAAGGCGTGTATTTATATTATTCTAAAACTTACCCTAAACACGCTAAAGTCATCAAATCCGATCCTTTTATAGGGCTGTATTTGTTGCAAAGCACGCCAAGCGAGTATGTTTATACATTAAGGGATTTAGACAAAGACGCCCTTATAAGACCCATGGCCAGTATAGGGACTAATCAAGCCACAGAAGCGCGATTATTGGTAGGGCAAAAAGGCTATGACCGCTACGCTCAAATTTCACAAAAAACCCAAAAAAATGGCGTTATCAGCAATATTTGCTATCAAATGCTAGGGCTAGGGGTAGGGGGGAACGGCTTTATAGAAACGAAATTTATCAAGCGCTTTTTAAACCAAAAAGAGCCTTATTATGGGGATATTGGGGTGCGTTTAGAAGAATATCATAAGCGTTTAGTGGTAGCGCAATTCGATCCCTTTTTCCCTAAAAACCCTTTTTTAAAAAATGATGAAATCCTAGCGATCAATGATTACAAGATCCGCTCGTTAGCGGAGTTTGAATGGATGGTGAGCAATCTTTCATACCAAAGCCTTGCTAAAGTGAAAATCAAACGAAACCATCAAATCAAAGAAGTAACGCTTAAAGTCAATAAGCGTTATGGGGGGTTTTTACTCAAAGACACTTTTTTAGAGCGCTATGGCATCGCTTTAGACGAGCGTTTTATCATCACTAAAATAGGCAATCATTTGCCCAAAGGCTTGGATTTTTTAAAGCTTGGGGATAGGATTTTATGGGTGAATCATAAAAGCGTTTCGTTCAACCCGAAGGCTTTAAGAGAAGCGTTAAGCGCGCCTAAAATTGAATTATTAGTCTGGCGTCAAGGCTTTGAATTTTACATTAAAGTCCGTTGA
- a CDS encoding AAA family ATPase — MAKFNQDLNEVLNQALNLALDLNHALCTTEHVLLVILEHESGEKIIGALERDDYDKLKQILKDYLLQYVPLKSDPAKMPARSFVLLRMLKRMYASCFESVGVEELLILMLDHPDCYASKLMDSFGIARLYSNPALLDLDNHGIPNDINDNEEAPKSTPLKKYAKNLSALAQDNALDPVIGREEEILRVIEILGRRKKNNPLLIGEAGVGKTSIAEALALKIAQKEVPEFLQEYEVYSLDLALMVAGAKYRGDFEKRLKKTLKEIQQNGRIILFIDEIHTLLGAGSSNAGSLDAANILKPVLTDGSLKCLGATTFEEYRSVFEKDKAFNRRFSVIKVEEPSKEACYLILKKIAPLYEEHHQVRYDESVFKACVDLTSDYMHDKFLPDKAIELLDEVGSRKKINPKKGKKISVDDVKETLALKLKIPKMRLSSDKKALLRNLEKSLKNKIFAQTEAISLVSNAIKIQHCGLSAKNKPVGSFLFVGPSGVGKTELAKELALNLNLHFERFDMSEYKEAHSVAKLIGSPSGYVGFEQGGLLVNAIKKHPHCLLLLDEIEKAHSNVYDLLLQVMDNATLSDNLGNQASFKHVILIMTSNVGSKDKDTLGFFSAKNAKYDRAVKELLTPELRSRIDAIVPFNALSLEDFERIVSVELDKLKALALEQGVILKFHKEVVKCIAQKSYQTTLGAREIKKIIHNEIKTQLSDILLLQSLKKPCKIACLLEKNQLVLKEIKHAQKVKENDF; from the coding sequence ATGGCTAAATTCAATCAAGATCTCAATGAAGTTCTCAACCAAGCTTTAAATTTAGCCCTAGATCTTAACCACGCCCTTTGCACCACAGAGCATGTGCTACTAGTCATTTTAGAACATGAGAGCGGGGAAAAGATTATTGGCGCTTTAGAAAGAGATGACTATGATAAATTAAAACAAATCCTTAAAGACTATTTGTTGCAATATGTGCCTTTAAAGAGCGATCCAGCCAAAATGCCTGCTAGGAGTTTTGTGCTATTAAGAATGCTTAAAAGAATGTATGCGAGTTGTTTTGAGAGCGTGGGCGTGGAAGAATTGCTTATTTTAATGCTGGATCACCCCGATTGTTACGCTTCAAAACTCATGGATAGTTTTGGCATCGCTCGTTTGTATTCTAATCCTGCTTTATTGGATTTGGATAACCATGGTATTCCTAATGACATTAATGATAATGAAGAAGCACCCAAAAGCACTCCCCTAAAAAAATACGCTAAAAATTTGAGCGCTTTAGCCCAAGACAACGCTTTAGATCCAGTCATTGGCAGAGAAGAAGAGATTTTAAGAGTGATAGAAATTTTAGGGCGCAGGAAAAAGAATAACCCGCTTTTAATTGGCGAAGCGGGCGTAGGAAAAACCTCCATCGCTGAAGCTTTGGCTTTAAAAATCGCTCAAAAAGAAGTGCCGGAGTTTTTGCAAGAATATGAAGTTTATTCTTTGGATTTGGCTTTAATGGTGGCTGGGGCAAAATACAGAGGGGATTTTGAAAAACGCTTGAAAAAAACGCTTAAAGAGATCCAACAAAACGGCCGTATCATTTTATTCATTGATGAAATCCACACCCTTTTAGGCGCAGGGAGCAGTAATGCTGGGAGCTTGGATGCGGCGAATATATTAAAACCGGTTTTAACGGATGGGAGCTTGAAATGTTTAGGAGCGACCACTTTTGAAGAATACCGTAGCGTGTTTGAAAAAGACAAGGCTTTTAATAGGCGCTTTTCAGTCATAAAAGTTGAAGAGCCTTCTAAAGAGGCGTGTTACTTGATTTTAAAAAAGATCGCTCCCCTTTATGAAGAACACCACCAGGTGCGTTATGATGAGAGCGTGTTTAAGGCATGCGTGGATTTAACGAGTGATTACATGCATGATAAATTCTTGCCGGATAAAGCGATTGAATTATTAGATGAGGTGGGATCGAGGAAAAAAATCAACCCTAAAAAGGGCAAAAAAATCAGCGTTGATGACGTGAAAGAAACGCTCGCTCTCAAGCTTAAAATCCCTAAAATGCGTTTGAGCAGCGATAAAAAAGCCCTTTTAAGGAATTTAGAAAAATCGCTAAAAAATAAGATTTTTGCCCAAACCGAGGCGATTAGTCTTGTCAGCAATGCGATTAAAATCCAGCATTGCGGGCTTTCTGCAAAAAATAAGCCTGTGGGGAGCTTTTTATTCGTGGGGCCTAGTGGGGTGGGGAAAACGGAGTTGGCTAAAGAATTGGCTTTGAATTTGAATTTGCATTTTGAACGCTTTGACATGAGCGAATACAAAGAGGCCCATAGCGTGGCAAAACTCATCGGGAGTCCTAGCGGTTATGTGGGGTTTGAGCAAGGGGGGCTGTTGGTGAATGCGATTAAAAAACACCCGCATTGTTTGCTGCTTTTAGATGAAATAGAAAAAGCCCATTCTAATGTGTATGATTTGTTGTTGCAAGTGATGGATAACGCCACTTTGAGCGATAATTTAGGCAATCAGGCGAGTTTTAAGCATGTGATTTTGATTATGACTTCAAATGTGGGGAGTAAGGATAAGGATACGCTAGGGTTTTTTAGCGCTAAAAACGCCAAGTATGATAGAGCCGTTAAAGAGCTTTTGACCCCTGAATTACGCTCTAGGATTGATGCGATCGTGCCGTTTAACGCGCTCAGTTTGGAGGATTTTGAACGCATTGTTTCTGTGGAATTAGACAAATTAAAAGCCCTAGCGTTAGAGCAAGGCGTGATCTTAAAATTCCATAAAGAAGTTGTGAAATGCATCGCGCAAAAGAGCTACCAAACGACTTTAGGAGCGAGAGAAATTAAAAAAATTATTCATAATGAAATCAAAACCCAATTAAGCGATATACTGCTCTTGCAATCGCTTAAAAAACCTTGTAAGATCGCTTGCTTATTGGAAAAAAACCAATTGGTTCTAAAAGAAATCAAGCACGCGCAAAAGGTGAAAGAAAATGACTTTTGA
- a CDS encoding type IV secretion system protein yields the protein MREKPFNSEQLIYLEELLSHQEKHLENKLSGFSVNDLDMQSVFRLERNRLKIAYKLLGLMSFIALVLAIVLISILPLQKTEHHFVDFLNQDKHYAIIQRADKSISSNEALARSLIGAYVLNRESINRIDDKSRYELVRLQSSSKVWQRFEDLIKTQNSIYAQSHLEREVHIVNIAIYQQDNNPIASVSIAAKLLNENKLVYEKRYKIVLSYLFDTPDFDYASMPKNPTGFKITRYSITEIAPTNRGD from the coding sequence ATGAGAGAAAAGCCTTTCAACAGCGAGCAGTTGATCTATTTAGAAGAGCTTTTAAGCCACCAAGAAAAGCATTTAGAAAACAAGCTTTCTGGTTTTTCGGTGAATGATTTGGACATGCAAAGCGTGTTTCGGTTGGAAAGAAACCGCTTGAAAATCGCTTACAAGCTCTTAGGCTTGATGAGTTTTATCGCTCTTGTTTTAGCGATCGTGTTGATCAGTATTCTGCCCTTACAAAAAACCGAACACCATTTCGTGGATTTTTTAAACCAGGACAAGCATTACGCTATTATCCAAAGAGCGGATAAAAGCATTTCCAGTAATGAAGCGTTGGCTCGTTCGCTCATTGGGGCGTATGTGTTAAACCGAGAGAGCATTAACCGCATTGACGATAAATCGCGCTATGAACTGGTGCGCTTGCAAAGCAGTTCTAAAGTGTGGCAACGCTTTGAAGATTTGATTAAAACCCAAAACAGCATTTATGCGCAAAGCCATTTAGAAAGAGAAGTCCATATCGTCAATATTGCGATCTATCAGCAAGACAATAACCCCATTGCGAGCGTTTCCATTGCGGCTAAACTTTTGAATGAAAACAAGCTCGTGTATGAAAAGCGTTATAAAATCGTATTGAGCTATTTGTTTGACACCCCGGATTTTGATTACGCTTCCATGCCTAAAAACCCTACCGGCTTTAAAATCACTCGCTACAGCATCACTGAAATCGCACCGACTAATAGGGGCGATTGA
- a CDS encoding YbaB/EbfC family nucleoid-associated protein produces MDFSQLGGLSGLLDGMKKEFSQLEEKNKDTIHTSKSGGGMVSVSFNGLGELVDLQIDDSLLEDKEAMQIYLMSALNDGYKAVEENRKNLAFNMLGNFAKL; encoded by the coding sequence ATGGATTTTAGTCAATTGGGCGGGTTAAGCGGGTTGTTAGACGGCATGAAAAAAGAGTTTTCCCAACTAGAAGAAAAGAATAAAGACACGATCCACACTTCCAAAAGCGGTGGGGGAATGGTGAGCGTGAGTTTTAATGGGTTGGGGGAATTAGTGGATTTGCAAATTGATGACAGCCTGTTAGAAGATAAAGAAGCGATGCAAATCTATTTGATGAGCGCTTTGAATGACGGGTATAAAGCCGTAGAAGAAAACCGAAAGAATTTAGCCTTTAACATGCTAGGGAATTTTGCCAAGTTGTGA
- a CDS encoding mannose-1-phosphate guanylyltransferase/mannose-6-phosphate isomerase encodes MKIKNVLLSGGSGKRLWPLSRSLYPKQFLKLFDHKSLFELSFKRNASLVDETLIVCNEKHYFLALEEIKNEIQNKSVGFLLESLSKNTANAIALSALMSDKEDLLIVTPSDHLIKDLQAYENAIKKAIGLAQEGFLVTFGISIEKPNTEFGYIESPNALDVKRFIEKPSLEKAIEFQKSGGFYFNSGMFVFQAGVFLDELKKHAPTILKGCERAFESLENVHFFEQKIARLSEKSMQDLEDMSVDIALMQQSHKIKMVGLNAKWSDLGNFNALFEEAANGTKENVSLNQTPVFAKESENNLVFSHKVSALLGVEDLAVIDTKDALLVAHKDKAKDLKALVSEIETHNQELLQTHTKVYRPWGSYEVLHESGCYKVKILEVKPNARLSLQKHFHRSEHWVVISGMASVELDHQSFELQANQSTYIPKNTLHRLANYGKIPLIIIEVQVGEYVGEDDIVRVDDDFNRQNQKNLI; translated from the coding sequence ATGAAAATTAAAAATGTCTTATTGAGTGGGGGGAGCGGCAAACGCTTATGGCCTTTAAGCCGTAGCCTATACCCTAAGCAATTTTTAAAGCTTTTTGATCATAAAAGCTTGTTTGAGTTGAGTTTTAAAAGAAACGCTTCCTTAGTAGATGAAACGCTCATCGTGTGCAATGAAAAGCATTATTTTTTAGCCCTAGAAGAAATAAAAAACGAAATCCAAAACAAGAGCGTGGGTTTTTTACTAGAGAGTTTGAGTAAAAACACCGCTAACGCCATTGCTTTGAGCGCTTTAATGAGCGATAAAGAAGATTTGCTCATCGTTACGCCAAGCGATCATTTGATTAAAGACCTTCAAGCGTATGAAAATGCGATAAAAAAAGCGATTGGTTTAGCCCAAGAAGGCTTTTTAGTCACTTTTGGGATTAGCATTGAAAAACCCAACACCGAGTTTGGGTATATTGAAAGCCCTAACGCTCTAGATGTCAAGCGATTCATTGAAAAGCCAAGCCTAGAAAAAGCGATAGAGTTTCAAAAAAGCGGAGGGTTTTATTTCAATAGTGGCATGTTTGTTTTCCAAGCGGGCGTTTTTTTAGACGAACTAAAAAAGCATGCCCCTACTATTTTAAAGGGGTGCGAAAGAGCGTTTGAATCGTTAGAAAACGTGCATTTTTTTGAACAAAAGATCGCTCGTTTGAGCGAAAAGAGCATGCAAGATTTAGAAGACATGAGCGTGGATATTGCTTTAATGCAGCAAAGCCACAAAATCAAAATGGTAGGATTAAACGCCAAGTGGAGCGATTTAGGGAATTTTAACGCTCTTTTTGAAGAAGCGGCTAACGGCACTAAAGAAAATGTCAGCCTGAATCAAACGCCCGTTTTTGCCAAAGAGAGCGAGAATAATTTAGTGTTTTCTCATAAAGTGAGCGCTCTTTTAGGCGTTGAGGATTTAGCGGTTATTGACACTAAAGACGCTCTTTTAGTCGCTCATAAAGACAAAGCTAAGGATTTAAAAGCCCTAGTGAGCGAGATAGAAACACACAACCAAGAATTATTACAAACGCACACTAAAGTCTATCGCCCTTGGGGGAGCTATGAAGTCTTGCATGAGAGCGGTTGTTACAAGGTTAAGATTTTAGAAGTCAAACCTAACGCTAGGCTTTCTTTACAAAAGCATTTCCACAGGAGCGAACACTGGGTGGTGATTAGCGGGATGGCGAGCGTGGAATTGGATCACCAATCGTTTGAATTGCAAGCTAACCAATCCACTTATATCCCTAAAAACACCTTACACCGCCTGGCTAATTATGGCAAAATCCCTTTAATCATCATAGAGGTCCAAGTGGGCGAGTATGTCGGCGAAGACGATATTGTGAGGGTTGATGACGATTTTAACAGACAAAATCAAAAAAATTTAATATGA